The genomic region GCCGGAGGAATTGAGCGTCAGGATCGAAGATCAGCAGCTGGTGATTCGCGGCAAGCAGATCGACGAAGGCGAGCGGGTCTATCTCCACCGTGGGATCGCCGCGCGCCAGTTCCAGCGCAACTTCGTGCTTGCCGAGGGGATCGAGGTCACCGATGCGACCCTCGACAACGGGCTATTGCACATCGACCTTCTGCGCCCCCTGCAGGAGCCGGAGGTCAAGACCATAGAGATCCGCAGCGCCAAGGGCAGTGGCCCCAAGACGATCGGGGCGGGCGAGAAGAACTAAGGAGACCAGAGCGCGATGTTTGAAGAGACAGCAAGACAGACCCCCCTCTCCCCCCAGGATTTCGAAACCCTGGGCATGGACCGTATCGCCTATGCCAAGCCGGTCGAGGTCGATGGCCAGCCGATGGTCGCGATCCATTCCGCCGACGGCAACCAGTTGGCTCTGGTCGCGAGCGAAGAGGCCGCCTGGGCGGCGATCCGCCAGAACGACCTGGAGCCGGTCCGGCTCAACTAAGAGACTGAAGTCCAGAAAATCGGATGGAAGGCCGGGCGGTCAGGCCGCCTGGCTGTCCGCCTGCTCGTTGAGGATGGCGTAGATGCCGTCCGCCGAGTCCGCGCCGCGAAGCTTGTCGCAGGTCGCGCGGTCGCGCAGCACCCGGCTGACGCGGGCCAGCGCCTTCAGATGGTCCGCCCCGGCGCCTTCGGGCGCCAGCAGCACGCAAATCAGGTCGACGGGCTGTTCGTCGATGGCGTCGAAGTCCACAGGGGTCTCCAGCCGCGCGAAGAGGCCGTAGAGCCTATCCAGCTCGGGCAGCTTGCCGTGCGGGATGGCGATCCCGTTGCCCACGCCGGTGGTGCCCAGGCGCTCACGCTCGATCAGCACCTCGAAGATGGCGCGCTCGGGCTGGCCCGTGATTCGGCTGGCGCGCTTGGCCAGCTCTTGCAGGGCCTGCTTCTTGCTGCCGGCTTTCAAATCGCAGAGCACGGCGTCCGGAGCGATCAGGTCGCGCAACTCCATTTCATCACCTCGATTGAACGGCT from Limibacillus sp. harbors:
- a CDS encoding Hsp20 family protein, translated to MSRVSLFNSPLMLGFDQFERTLDRISKAATDGYPPYNVEQVGEQQIRITLAVAGFKPEELSVRIEDQQLVIRGKQIDEGERVYLHRGIAARQFQRNFVLAEGIEVTDATLDNGLLHIDLLRPLQEPEVKTIEIRSAKGSGPKTIGAGEKN
- a CDS encoding DUF1150 family protein — protein: MFEETARQTPLSPQDFETLGMDRIAYAKPVEVDGQPMVAIHSADGNQLALVASEEAAWAAIRQNDLEPVRLN
- the ptsN gene encoding PTS IIA-like nitrogen regulatory protein PtsN, producing the protein MELRDLIAPDAVLCDLKAGSKKQALQELAKRASRITGQPERAIFEVLIERERLGTTGVGNGIAIPHGKLPELDRLYGLFARLETPVDFDAIDEQPVDLICVLLAPEGAGADHLKALARVSRVLRDRATCDKLRGADSADGIYAILNEQADSQAA